One genomic window of Peromyscus maniculatus bairdii isolate BWxNUB_F1_BW_parent chromosome 2, HU_Pman_BW_mat_3.1, whole genome shotgun sequence includes the following:
- the LOC102919284 gene encoding aldo-keto reductase family 7 member A3 encodes MNQSPSQALPATVLGAMEIGSSLDVTSSSAVVRAFLQRGHTEIDTAYVYADGQSESILGDLGLELGRRGCKVKIATKSVPKLGTPRTLDNIRFQLETSLKRLQCPRVDLFYLHMPDHITPIEETLQTCHQLHQEGKFVEFGLSNYASWEVAEICTLCKKNGWIMPTVYQGMYNATTRQVEKELLPCLRHFGLRFYAYNPLAGGLLTAKYKYEIEDEKQPLSRLFGKKWDFFYRDWFWKEGYFKGIDLVKKALQTTYGSSAPSMTSAALRWMYHHSQLQGTQGDAVILGMSSLEQLEQNLAATEEGPLEAAVVEAFDQAWNLVAHECPNYYFK; translated from the exons ATGAACCAGTCACCGTCGCAGGCCCTGCCCGCCACCGTGTTGGGTGCCATGGAGATAGGAAGCAGCTTGGATGTGACCTCCAGCTCGGCGGTGGTGCGCGCCTTCCTGCAGCGGGGCCACACGGAGATTGACACCGCATACGTGTATGCAGACGGCCAGTCCGAGAGCATCCTGGGGGACCTGGGGCTTGAGCTAGGCCGCAGGGGCTGCAAAG TGAAAATTGCCACAAAGTCTGTTCCAAAACTTGGGACACCAAGGACACTTGACAATATTCGGTTCCAGCTGGAGACGTCACTGAAGAGGCTGCAGTGTCCCCGGGTGGACCTCTTCTATTTACACATGCCAGACCACATCACCCCAATAGAGGAGACGCTGCAGACCTGCCACCAGCTGCATCAGGAG GGCAAATTTGTGGAGTTTGGCCTGTCCAACTATGCCTCCTGGGAAGTGGCTGAGATCTGTACCCTTTGCAAGAAAAATGGCTGGATCATGCCAACTGTGTACCAG GGCATGTACAACGCCACCACCAGGCAGGTGGAGAAGGAGCTCCTCCCCTGCCTCAGACACTTTGGTTTGAGGTTCTATGCATACAACCCTTTAGCCG GGGGCCTGCTGACTGCCAAATACAAATACGAAATAGAAGATGAGAAGCAGCCCTTGAGCCGCCTCTTTGGGAAGAAATGGGATTTTTTCTACAGGGACTG GTTTTGGAAGGAAGGCTACTTCAAGGGCATTGACCTCGTGAAGAAGGCCTTGCAGACGACCTATGGCAGCAGCGCCCCCAGCATGACCTCGGCTGCCCTGCGCTGGATGTACCACCACTCACAGCTCCAG GGCACCCAAGGGGATGCAGTCATCTTGGGCATGTCCAGCCTGGAGCAACTGGAGCAGAACTTGGCCGCCACTGAGGAAGGGCCCCTGGAGGCGGCTGTCGTGGAGGCCTTTGACCAAGCCTGGAACCTGGTCGCCCACGAGTGTCCCAACTACTACTTCAAATAG